From one Acidobacteriota bacterium genomic stretch:
- a CDS encoding proline--tRNA ligase, translated as MAEQKLPSRSEDFSEWYNNLVLRAELADYAPVRGCMIVRPYGWALWENIQKALDGRFKATGHVNAQFPLFIPQSFIEKEKSHVEGFSPELAVVTHGGGEKLEEPLVVRPTSETIIGHSYARWIQSYRDLPLLINQWNNVVRWELRTKLFLRTLEFFWQEGHTAHATAEEAEAETLQMIDIYRDFAVNEAAVPVIVGRKSAGERFAGANETYTIEAMMGDGKALQSGTSHNLGQNFAKAFDIRYLDRNGALQHCWTTSWGVSTRFIGAIIMVHGDDQGLILPPRLAPWQVVIVPIYKTDDERASVLEAARGVRAALGGFRVTLDEREGSSPGFKFNDWEMRGVPLRIEIGPKDVAKGTVVLARRDRPGREGKSFVPREEVAAAVGRTLDEIQKALYERALAFREARTADPADYAEFRSAVEQGFARSYWCGSAECEKSIKEETKATLRCVPLDQPPGEGRCIYCGAGAREKAYFAKAY; from the coding sequence ATGGCGGAGCAGAAACTCCCCTCCCGGTCGGAAGATTTCTCGGAATGGTACAACAATCTCGTCCTGCGGGCCGAGTTGGCCGACTACGCGCCGGTCCGCGGGTGCATGATCGTGCGCCCCTACGGGTGGGCCCTGTGGGAGAACATACAGAAGGCGCTCGACGGCCGCTTCAAGGCGACGGGGCACGTGAACGCTCAGTTCCCCCTCTTCATCCCTCAGAGCTTCATCGAGAAGGAGAAGTCCCACGTGGAGGGATTCTCCCCGGAACTGGCGGTGGTGACGCACGGGGGGGGAGAAAAGCTGGAGGAGCCGCTGGTGGTCCGGCCGACCTCGGAGACCATCATCGGGCACTCCTACGCCCGGTGGATCCAGTCCTACCGGGACCTGCCGCTGCTGATCAACCAGTGGAACAACGTGGTGCGCTGGGAACTGCGGACCAAGCTGTTTCTGCGCACCCTCGAGTTCTTCTGGCAGGAGGGGCACACGGCCCACGCCACCGCGGAGGAAGCCGAGGCCGAGACGCTGCAGATGATCGACATCTACCGGGACTTCGCCGTCAACGAGGCCGCGGTGCCGGTGATCGTCGGGCGCAAATCCGCGGGCGAGCGGTTCGCGGGCGCCAACGAGACCTACACGATCGAGGCGATGATGGGGGACGGCAAGGCGCTGCAGTCGGGCACCAGCCACAACCTGGGCCAGAACTTCGCCAAGGCGTTCGATATCCGGTACCTCGACCGGAACGGGGCGCTGCAGCACTGCTGGACCACCTCCTGGGGGGTGTCCACCCGCTTCATCGGCGCCATCATCATGGTGCACGGGGACGACCAGGGGCTGATCCTGCCGCCGCGCCTCGCCCCCTGGCAGGTGGTGATCGTCCCCATTTACAAGACCGACGACGAAAGGGCTTCGGTGCTGGAAGCGGCCCGCGGGGTGCGTGCGGCTCTCGGCGGTTTCCGGGTGACCCTGGATGAGCGGGAGGGCTCGAGCCCCGGCTTCAAGTTCAACGACTGGGAGATGCGGGGGGTCCCCCTCAGGATCGAAATCGGGCCGAAGGACGTGGCCAAGGGGACGGTGGTGCTCGCCCGGCGCGACCGGCCTGGCAGGGAAGGGAAATCGTTCGTCCCGCGGGAGGAGGTCGCCGCGGCGGTGGGGCGGACGCTGGACGAGATCCAGAAGGCGCTGTACGAGCGCGCGCTCGCCTTCCGCGAGGCCCGCACGGCCGATCCCGCGGACTACGCCGAATTCAGGTCCGCCGTGGAGCAGGGGTTCGCCCGTTCCTACTGGTGCGGCAGCGCCGAGTGTGAAAAGAGCATCAAGGAGGAAACGAAGGCGACGCTGCGGTGCGTCCCCCTCGATCAGCCTCCCGGGGAGGGGCGCTGCATCTACTGCGGCGCCGGCGCCCGGGAAAAGGCCTATTTCGCCAAGGCGTACTGA
- a CDS encoding MBL fold metallo-hydrolase: protein MTPENIIVHRMELGPMMNFVYLAGCPSSREAAVVDPAWDAAAILRRAREADLEIRHVLLTHGHPDHLNALEPLLAEVDAEVVLHEEELAYVRRAAGAFGIDPGLLEARAPGIRTVSHGEIVRVGSLAVQCLHTPGHTPGSQCFLVEGCLFSGDTLFVDACGRVDTPGGDAKKMWRSLSRTLRDLPDCTLLYPGHDYGGSPTSTLGEQKRNNPYMNYESAERFARDMR from the coding sequence ATGACACCCGAAAACATCATCGTCCACCGGATGGAACTCGGCCCCATGATGAACTTCGTCTACCTGGCCGGCTGCCCGTCGTCGCGCGAGGCGGCGGTCGTGGACCCCGCGTGGGACGCGGCGGCCATCCTCCGGCGGGCGCGGGAGGCGGACCTCGAGATCCGGCACGTCCTCCTGACGCACGGGCACCCCGACCACCTCAACGCGCTGGAGCCGCTGCTGGCGGAGGTCGACGCCGAGGTGGTCCTCCACGAGGAGGAGCTGGCCTACGTGCGCCGGGCGGCGGGAGCCTTCGGGATCGACCCGGGACTTCTGGAGGCCCGGGCGCCGGGCATCCGCACCGTGTCGCACGGGGAGATCGTCCGGGTGGGGAGTCTCGCGGTCCAGTGCCTGCACACCCCGGGGCACACCCCGGGGTCGCAGTGCTTCCTGGTGGAAGGATGCCTGTTCTCGGGGGACACGCTCTTCGTCGACGCCTGCGGGCGCGTAGACACCCCGGGAGGGGACGCGAAAAAAATGTGGCGCAGCCTCAGCCGCACGCTGAGAGACCTCCCGGACTGCACCCTCCTCTATCCCGGCCACGACTATGGGGGGAGTCCGACCTCGACCCTGGGGGAGCAGAAGAGGAACAACCCCTACATGAACTACGAGTCGGCCGAACGCTTCGCCCGCGACATGAGGTAG